A window of the Janthinobacterium agaricidamnosum NBRC 102515 = DSM 9628 genome harbors these coding sequences:
- a CDS encoding MbtH family protein: MTSTNASPAPQERYIVVINHEEQYSIWPEYRELPLGWFDAGKRGSKDECLAHITEVWTDMRPLSLRKHLQS, translated from the coding sequence ATGACCAGCACAAATGCATCGCCGGCGCCGCAGGAGCGCTACATCGTGGTGATCAATCACGAAGAACAATATTCGATCTGGCCGGAGTACCGGGAGTTGCCGCTGGGCTGGTTTGACGCCGGCAAGCGCGGCAGCAAGGACGAGTGCCTCGCCCATATCACCGAAGTGTGGACCGACATGCGTCCGCTGAGCCTCCGAAAACACCTGCAATCCTGA
- a CDS encoding non-ribosomal peptide synthetase, whose amino-acid sequence MSVSQPVTRAQRELILASLLHPEAALGNTGGTVTMHGALHIDGFTACMAQLVARHDVFGLGFVIDGQQIGHRPVERSAALVRLVDYSAHDDAAELASAFIARQFATPIDLGADASLIQNYLIRVHPQHHIWLCFGPHALLDGWGFSLMFQDMALLMRRHAAGAQDEAPPAPPSFLDYTAEDLAWSASSGCQRSTDYWRQRFPVAPDSLFAPIKPFQLAAGSLARAVPPARYAQWSAAAEGAGLTLASWIAAALLATLARRTGVARPVLGMPLLGRRTAQHKQTIGLFANVVPLALTVDPQQPLAALAARVAEQQRADYRHARITPNEIARPWGQREGSAEFIQVTLSFERHDYTSTYPGCTHDIAAFSPLEQRRPLQIYLREYRQDQDVDIELYFNQSFLTEEQAAALLDDWLAHLDSAGRGADDGRAACLPAAPHALPSGAAPDLWSGFVAQVLRDGAATALVDSDGAQISYAALHQRACRVAAALGGLGLAAESRVGLACERHAGLLAAMLGILAAGATYVPLDPRYPAERLAYLAGDAQLRCVLADAAGAEALAGLALPLPVLSIDALPAAADGRWRAPAIHPEQAAYVIYTSGSTGQPKGCVVSHRNVASLMASAVALHGYDRHDVWTLFHSYAFDFSVWEIWGALLLGGRLVLVPYAASRDPEALYALLARQRVTVLSQTPTAFRSLLAVDAELHAGHPLALRRVIFGGEALEPAMLGDWYRRHGAATEFINMYGITETTVHVTSRALAAQDLARGSVIGGALPGWRLYLLDAALQPVAPGLTGELYVGGAGVTRGYLGRAALSAERFLPDPFAGDGSRMYRSGDLGRWRDDGELEYLGRADQQVKIRGYRIELGEIEAALAAHGAVRDAVVLALEVGGEGDKRLVAWLTPREAGTPPAEAELRGWLGGRLPEHMIPAALVWLERLPLTSNGKLDRAALTLPQDVDDVDGAAAPRGALEQLLAGLWQGILARPAIGRDDNFFALGGDSILALRLVAQVREHGFELSLATIYRHAQLARMAAVIEAGSGAAQVLHASTHAGETAPSPPLADGVVRSFPLAALQGGMLFHSELEQHNAIFLDVFSYLLRVDWDEARFRAALMQLTAQVEALRTAFDWSRGEAPSQHVYASATLPFQVIDLRSLDSAGQARALEAFLAAERSQAFDTGHAPLLRVAVHLLGQDRLRLTCAFHHAILDGWSFATLVARLLASYLEPHLNLPAPPALQELQVRRERAAIADPALQGFWRDYVAGIAVSDGFERFVSGENQLPIRCRVPVDAVLLRAATGLAARAAVPLKTVLLGAHILALAEISESDTVCTGYVAHCRPEVAQSEQAIGLFLNTLPLQAQVDIDASLAGWIQSVAAEEARLLEQRWLPLVEIKKLAGGRLPFSSAFNFVHFHAYHPLIGDARLELEALDVHEQTDFPFLAQFSIDPRDQSLELTLIAQCDSIDWEELNRMALVYLASLAALVGSEAEGLDDALALPGKLALDTLTVSRQLAPRGGAVAPSPRPAAPATAPATAPAIAPAGEQAWSATELALRELWRDSLPTARIERGASYFALGGDSISGTRLVTRARERFAVHLPLRDFLADPTIAGMARAIDGAAPRDGATPIPRVRRPVH is encoded by the coding sequence ATGTCCGTATCCCAGCCAGTCACGCGCGCGCAACGCGAATTGATCCTTGCCAGCCTGCTGCATCCTGAAGCGGCGCTGGGCAATACCGGCGGCACCGTCACCATGCACGGTGCGCTGCATATCGATGGATTCACCGCCTGCATGGCGCAACTGGTCGCCCGGCATGACGTGTTCGGCCTGGGCTTCGTGATCGACGGCCAGCAGATTGGCCACCGGCCGGTCGAACGCTCGGCGGCGCTGGTCCGGCTGGTCGATTATTCGGCGCATGACGACGCCGCGGAACTGGCGTCGGCGTTCATCGCACGGCAGTTCGCCACGCCGATCGACCTGGGCGCCGACGCCTCGCTGATCCAGAACTATCTGATTCGCGTGCATCCGCAGCATCATATCTGGCTATGCTTCGGGCCGCATGCGCTGCTCGATGGCTGGGGCTTTTCATTGATGTTCCAGGACATGGCCCTGTTGATGAGGCGGCATGCCGCCGGCGCGCAGGACGAGGCGCCGCCGGCGCCGCCGTCGTTCCTTGACTACACGGCCGAAGATTTGGCATGGTCGGCAAGCAGCGGCTGCCAGCGCTCCACCGACTATTGGCGCCAGCGGTTTCCGGTTGCACCCGACAGCCTGTTCGCGCCGATCAAGCCGTTCCAGCTGGCCGCCGGATCGCTCGCCCGCGCAGTGCCGCCAGCCCGCTACGCGCAGTGGAGCGCGGCCGCCGAGGGCGCCGGCCTGACGCTGGCCTCATGGATTGCCGCGGCGCTGCTGGCCACGCTGGCGCGGCGTACCGGCGTGGCACGCCCGGTGCTCGGCATGCCGCTGCTGGGACGCCGCACGGCGCAGCACAAGCAGACCATCGGCCTGTTCGCCAATGTAGTGCCGCTGGCGCTGACGGTCGATCCGCAGCAGCCGTTGGCGGCGCTGGCGGCGCGGGTCGCCGAACAGCAGCGCGCCGATTACCGGCACGCCCGCATCACGCCGAATGAAATCGCGCGGCCTTGGGGACAACGCGAGGGCAGCGCCGAGTTCATCCAGGTGACGCTGTCGTTCGAACGCCACGATTACACCAGCACCTATCCCGGCTGCACGCATGACATCGCGGCGTTCAGCCCGCTGGAACAACGACGGCCTCTGCAGATTTACCTGCGCGAATACCGGCAGGACCAGGATGTCGATATCGAGCTGTATTTCAACCAGTCCTTCCTGACCGAAGAGCAGGCGGCGGCGCTGCTGGACGATTGGCTGGCGCATCTCGACAGCGCCGGCCGCGGCGCCGACGACGGTCGCGCCGCCTGCCTGCCGGCGGCGCCGCATGCGCTGCCGTCCGGCGCGGCGCCGGACCTGTGGTCGGGCTTCGTGGCGCAGGTGCTGCGCGACGGCGCGGCGACGGCGCTGGTCGACAGCGACGGCGCGCAGATCAGCTATGCCGCCTTGCACCAGCGCGCGTGCCGGGTCGCCGCGGCGCTGGGCGGATTGGGACTGGCCGCCGAAAGCCGGGTCGGGCTGGCGTGCGAACGGCACGCCGGGCTGCTGGCGGCGATGCTGGGCATCCTGGCCGCCGGCGCGACCTACGTGCCGCTCGACCCGCGCTATCCGGCCGAACGGCTGGCCTACCTGGCCGGCGACGCGCAGCTGCGCTGCGTGCTGGCCGACGCGGCCGGCGCCGAGGCGCTGGCCGGGCTGGCGCTGCCATTGCCGGTGCTGTCCATCGATGCGCTGCCGGCGGCGGCAGACGGGCGCTGGCGCGCGCCGGCGATCCATCCGGAGCAGGCGGCGTATGTGATTTACACGTCCGGCTCGACCGGCCAGCCGAAGGGCTGCGTGGTCAGCCACCGCAACGTGGCCAGCCTGATGGCGTCGGCGGTGGCGCTGCACGGCTATGACCGGCACGACGTGTGGACCCTGTTCCATTCATACGCCTTCGATTTTTCGGTGTGGGAAATCTGGGGCGCGCTGCTGCTGGGCGGACGGCTGGTGCTGGTGCCGTATGCGGCCAGCCGCGACCCGGAAGCGTTGTATGCATTGCTGGCGCGGCAGCGCGTGACGGTGCTGAGCCAGACGCCGACGGCGTTCCGCTCGCTGCTGGCGGTGGACGCCGAGCTGCACGCCGGCCATCCACTGGCGCTGCGGCGGGTGATCTTCGGCGGCGAGGCGCTGGAGCCGGCGATGCTGGGCGACTGGTACCGGCGCCACGGCGCGGCGACCGAATTCATCAATATGTACGGGATCACCGAAACCACGGTGCACGTGACCAGCCGGGCGCTGGCGGCGCAAGACCTGGCGCGCGGCAGCGTGATCGGCGGTGCACTGCCGGGCTGGCGGCTGTATCTGCTGGACGCGGCGCTGCAGCCGGTGGCGCCGGGGCTGACGGGGGAACTGTATGTCGGCGGTGCGGGCGTCACGCGCGGCTACCTGGGCCGTGCGGCGCTGAGCGCGGAACGCTTCTTGCCGGACCCGTTCGCGGGCGACGGCAGCCGCATGTACCGCTCGGGCGACCTGGGGCGCTGGCGCGACGACGGCGAGCTGGAATACCTGGGCCGTGCCGACCAGCAGGTCAAGATACGGGGCTACCGCATCGAGCTGGGGGAAATCGAGGCGGCGCTGGCGGCGCATGGGGCGGTGCGCGACGCGGTGGTGCTGGCGCTGGAGGTCGGCGGTGAAGGAGACAAGCGGCTGGTGGCGTGGCTGACGCCGCGCGAGGCGGGGACGCCGCCGGCGGAAGCGGAGCTGCGCGGCTGGCTGGGCGGGCGGCTGCCGGAGCACATGATCCCGGCGGCGCTGGTGTGGCTGGAACGGCTGCCGTTGACGTCGAACGGCAAGCTCGACCGCGCCGCGCTGACGCTGCCGCAAGATGTGGACGACGTTGACGGCGCCGCCGCGCCGCGCGGTGCGCTGGAGCAGTTGCTGGCGGGGCTGTGGCAAGGCATCCTGGCGCGCCCGGCGATCGGGCGCGACGACAATTTCTTCGCGCTGGGCGGCGACAGCATCCTGGCGCTGCGCCTGGTGGCGCAAGTCCGTGAACACGGTTTCGAACTCAGCCTGGCGACGATTTACCGCCACGCGCAGCTAGCGCGGATGGCCGCTGTCATCGAAGCGGGCAGCGGCGCGGCGCAGGTGTTGCATGCCAGCACGCACGCCGGCGAAACGGCGCCGTCGCCGCCGCTGGCGGACGGCGTGGTACGTTCATTTCCACTTGCTGCGTTGCAGGGCGGTATGCTGTTTCACTCCGAACTGGAACAACACAACGCAATCTTCCTGGACGTGTTTTCCTACTTGCTGCGGGTCGACTGGGACGAGGCCCGCTTCCGCGCCGCGCTGATGCAATTGACGGCCCAGGTCGAGGCGCTGCGCACGGCGTTCGACTGGAGCCGGGGCGAGGCGCCGTCGCAACATGTGTATGCCAGCGCCACGCTGCCGTTCCAGGTCATCGACCTGCGCAGCCTCGACAGCGCCGGCCAGGCCCGCGCGCTGGAAGCCTTCCTGGCCGCCGAGCGCAGCCAAGCCTTCGATACCGGACACGCGCCGCTGTTGCGGGTCGCCGTGCATCTGCTGGGCCAGGACCGGCTCCGGCTGACGTGCGCATTCCACCACGCCATCCTCGACGGCTGGAGCTTCGCGACGCTGGTCGCGCGCCTGCTGGCCAGTTATCTCGAACCGCATCTGAACCTGCCCGCGCCGCCGGCGCTGCAAGAGCTGCAGGTGCGGCGCGAGCGCGCCGCCATCGCGGATCCGGCGCTGCAAGGCTTTTGGCGCGACTACGTGGCGGGCATCGCCGTCAGCGACGGTTTCGAACGTTTTGTCTCGGGCGAGAACCAGTTGCCGATCCGCTGCCGCGTGCCGGTCGACGCCGTGCTGCTGCGCGCCGCCACGGGGCTGGCCGCGCGCGCGGCGGTGCCGCTGAAAACGGTGCTGCTGGGCGCGCACATCCTGGCGCTGGCCGAAATCAGCGAATCGGACACGGTCTGCACCGGCTATGTCGCCCATTGCCGGCCCGAAGTGGCGCAATCCGAGCAAGCCATCGGCCTGTTCCTGAACACCTTGCCGCTGCAGGCGCAGGTCGACATCGACGCCTCGCTGGCGGGCTGGATACAGTCGGTCGCGGCGGAAGAGGCGCGCCTGCTGGAGCAGCGCTGGCTGCCGCTGGTCGAGATCAAGAAGCTGGCCGGCGGACGGCTGCCGTTTTCGTCGGCCTTCAACTTCGTTCATTTCCACGCCTACCATCCGCTGATCGGCGACGCGCGGCTGGAGCTGGAGGCGCTCGACGTGCACGAGCAGACCGACTTTCCGTTCCTGGCCCAGTTCTCGATCGATCCGCGCGACCAGTCGCTGGAACTGACGCTGATCGCCCAGTGCGATTCGATCGACTGGGAAGAGCTGAACCGGATGGCGCTGGTCTACCTGGCCAGCCTGGCGGCGCTGGTCGGCTCGGAAGCGGAAGGACTGGACGACGCGCTGGCGCTGCCGGGCAAGCTGGCGCTCGACACGCTGACCGTCAGCCGCCAGCTGGCGCCGCGCGGCGGCGCCGTCGCGCCATCGCCCCGGCCTGCCGCGCCGGCTACCGCGCCGGCTACTGCCCCGGCCATCGCGCCGGCCGGCGAGCAGGCCTGGTCGGCCACCGAACTGGCCTTGCGCGAACTGTGGCGCGACAGCCTGCCGACCGCCCGGATCGAACGCGGCGCCTCGTACTTCGCGCTCGGCGGCGACAGCATTTCAGGCACCCGCCTGGTGACCAGGGCCAGGGAACGTTTCGCGGTGCACTTGCCGCTGCGCGACTTCCTGGCCGACCCGACCATCGCCGGCATGGCGCGCGCGATTGACGGCGCCGCGCCGCGCGACGGCGCGACGCCGATCCCGCGCGTGCGGCGACCGGTGCACTGA